From Bacteroidota bacterium, one genomic window encodes:
- a CDS encoding transglycosylase domain-containing protein has product MRNFIVKTILYITIIVSLLVAGLYGLAIGDVFGHIPDNDELRDLRLNLASEIWSADGKLIGKSFIQDRSESTFEDYPKSLVNALVATEDSRFYEHNGVDYISLIRVVFKTILLQDKSAGGGSTLTQQVAKNYFGRKSYGILTIPIIKVKEHILAIRMEDVYSKNEIIELYLNTVPFGEGLYGIQSASKRFFNKNIENLKTEEAAVLVGMLKANTGYNPRLNPERSLERRNTVLGQMLKNDYLNQKEFEDLKKKKLVLNYNSREKYDPAGYFTRRVKSEAEKILEDIKKDDNTHYNLETDGLQIKTTLNFSIQQKAFEALLTHLAYQQKQFDKEWKYLRAKSTYKNIISGELEKTTTYKALHSNESLSKKAISVSLKQKKPTLVFESKKYAVKNMTLQDSVEHYLKMLHGAIVSIDPKSGAVLAYIGGKNSNSLPYDLVYAKRQMASTFKPFVYASALNQGWKPCDYIDNSQKTYTDHDNWTPKNSDNKYDGYYSMKGALTNSVNVATVATYFRAGEENVNELVNKVGLSDEDLPDFPSVALGVESSNLMRMTSAYDIFAIDGKHRETYIIESISDRNGKLIYKHQATEPVEILSKEEQELMAIMLRSVIDNGTGRSLRSVYKVNSEFAGKTGTAQNYSDAWFIAFNPNIIVGVWSGFFNPNIHFQGANGYGSKAALPVFAKLINKMDKDKKLRKYTRAVFPPTSDKTEFLLDCPDYKEDNFFDRNFKFLEKNKTSTEREKKKVKNKSFWKKVFGKKKEE; this is encoded by the coding sequence ATGCGAAATTTTATAGTTAAAACAATACTATATATAACAATAATTGTTTCCTTACTGGTAGCAGGCCTATATGGCCTCGCAATTGGCGATGTGTTTGGTCACATTCCGGATAATGATGAGCTCCGTGATTTAAGACTTAATCTCGCCAGTGAAATTTGGTCGGCTGACGGAAAATTAATTGGAAAGTCCTTTATTCAGGATAGAAGCGAATCAACTTTTGAAGATTATCCTAAAAGTCTTGTAAATGCACTTGTAGCAACAGAAGACTCTAGGTTTTACGAACATAACGGAGTTGATTATATAAGTTTAATTAGAGTTGTTTTCAAAACTATTTTACTTCAGGACAAAAGCGCAGGAGGAGGAAGTACGCTAACACAACAGGTAGCGAAAAATTATTTTGGCAGAAAATCTTATGGCATTCTTACCATTCCTATAATAAAGGTAAAAGAACACATTTTGGCAATCAGAATGGAAGATGTGTACTCGAAAAATGAAATAATTGAACTCTACCTGAATACAGTCCCTTTTGGAGAAGGTTTATATGGAATACAGTCGGCTTCTAAACGATTCTTCAATAAAAATATTGAAAATTTAAAAACGGAGGAGGCCGCAGTTTTAGTTGGAATGCTGAAAGCAAACACCGGCTATAATCCAAGACTGAACCCTGAAAGGTCATTAGAACGCAGGAATACTGTGCTGGGTCAGATGTTGAAAAACGATTATTTAAATCAAAAAGAATTTGAAGATCTTAAAAAGAAAAAATTAGTTCTAAACTACAACTCCAGAGAAAAATATGATCCTGCCGGGTATTTTACCCGAAGAGTAAAGAGTGAAGCTGAAAAAATCCTGGAAGACATAAAAAAAGATGATAATACACACTACAATTTAGAAACCGATGGTCTACAAATAAAGACTACACTAAATTTCAGCATCCAACAAAAAGCTTTTGAAGCTTTATTAACTCATCTTGCCTATCAACAAAAACAGTTCGACAAGGAATGGAAATACCTGAGAGCTAAATCTACTTATAAAAATATTATCAGTGGTGAGTTAGAAAAAACTACAACTTACAAGGCTTTGCACAGCAATGAATCGCTTAGTAAAAAAGCCATTTCGGTTTCTTTAAAGCAGAAAAAGCCAACTCTGGTTTTTGAATCTAAAAAGTATGCTGTCAAGAATATGACTTTGCAAGATTCTGTAGAACACTACCTCAAAATGCTCCATGGAGCTATTGTTTCAATAGACCCCAAAAGCGGAGCTGTTTTAGCATATATAGGAGGTAAAAATAGCAATTCCCTACCCTATGACCTGGTTTACGCTAAAAGACAAATGGCATCAACTTTCAAACCTTTTGTTTATGCTTCTGCCCTGAATCAGGGATGGAAACCATGTGACTATATCGATAACTCTCAAAAAACATATACCGATCACGATAACTGGACTCCAAAAAATTCAGACAATAAATACGACGGTTATTACTCGATGAAAGGAGCCTTAACGAATTCTGTTAATGTAGCCACAGTTGCAACATACTTCAGAGCCGGAGAAGAAAATGTAAACGAGCTGGTAAATAAAGTAGGTCTAAGTGATGAAGATCTTCCTGATTTTCCTTCTGTTGCATTAGGTGTTGAAAGTTCAAATCTTATGAGAATGACATCTGCATATGATATTTTTGCAATTGACGGTAAACACAGAGAAACATACATCATCGAAAGTATCAGCGACAGAAATGGAAAGCTGATTTATAAACATCAGGCAACGGAGCCTGTTGAAATATTATCAAAAGAAGAACAGGAATTAATGGCTATTATGCTTCGATCGGTAATCGACAACGGAACCGGGAGAAGCCTTAGAAGTGTTTATAAAGTTAATTCTGAATTTGCCGGAAAAACGGGTACAGCCCAAAACTATTCTGATGCATGGTTTATAGCTTTTAATCCAAATATTATTGTTGGTGTATGGTCAGGTTTCTTTAACCCAAACATTCACTTTCAGGGAGCTAACGGCTATGGTTCGAAAGCGGCATTACCGGTCTTTGCAAAATTGATTAATAAAATGGATAAAGACAAAAAACTCCGGAAATACACAAGAGCTGTCTTTCCTCCTACATCTGATAAAACAGAATTTCTACTTGATTGTCCTGACTATAAAGAAGATAATTTTTTCGATCGTAATTTCAAGTTTTTGGAGAAAAACAAAACCTCAACTGAAAGAGAAAAGAAAAAGGTTAAGAACAAAAGTTTTTGGAAAAAAGTTTTTGGAAAAAAGAAGGAAGAGTGA
- a CDS encoding 3-oxoacid CoA-transferase subunit B: MVDTDKKIGWDRSEMAQKVALDIPDGSYVNLGIGIPEMVADFVPEGRELIYQTENGLLGMGKVPPKEKEDRELVNAGKKCITSIPGASYFHHADSFTMIRGGHIDVCVLGAMQVSRDGDLANWSTGAKTAIPAVGGAMDLVAGVKRILVITQHVTKKGVPKIIDECTFPLTGKGVVERIYTDLAIIDVENDGLYVREMGPNVDFDYLQKHTGAKLNLYTE; the protein is encoded by the coding sequence ATGGTAGATACAGATAAAAAAATAGGTTGGGATCGTTCAGAAATGGCTCAAAAAGTGGCCTTAGACATCCCTGATGGTTCTTATGTAAATCTTGGAATCGGAATTCCCGAGATGGTTGCCGATTTTGTTCCCGAAGGCCGGGAGTTGATTTATCAGACCGAAAACGGATTACTCGGTATGGGAAAGGTACCGCCAAAGGAGAAAGAAGACCGGGAATTGGTTAATGCGGGTAAAAAATGTATTACTTCTATACCAGGAGCCAGTTATTTTCATCATGCCGACAGTTTCACTATGATCCGCGGAGGGCATATAGATGTATGTGTTCTGGGAGCAATGCAGGTTTCCAGAGATGGAGATCTTGCCAATTGGTCAACCGGTGCTAAAACTGCTATTCCTGCTGTTGGGGGAGCTATGGATTTGGTTGCCGGAGTGAAAAGAATTTTGGTGATTACCCAACATGTGACCAAAAAAGGAGTTCCTAAAATAATTGATGAGTGTACATTTCCTCTTACAGGAAAGGGCGTTGTGGAAAGAATATATACCGATCTGGCCATAATAGATGTTGAAAATGACGGTTTATATGTTAGAGAAATGGGACCTAATGTAGATTTTGATTATTTACAAAAGCACAC
- a CDS encoding cupin domain-containing protein, whose amino-acid sequence MERMGKRIKRKREELGLQIKELSIMIGVTPSLISQIEKGKAFPSIVTLKKVAESLKTTVGELIGENENNIQSPLLKSGERKLAKKNDKGTFSYLLSNHIPGKQIESYIIKFDKNSDSKEIMTSNYPGQEFCFVLKGDFEAEFDGKQYTLSSGDSFYFNSNRPHLFRNISDDDAELLWVITLIN is encoded by the coding sequence ATGGAACGAATGGGTAAGAGAATTAAGAGGAAACGAGAAGAACTCGGGTTGCAAATAAAAGAGTTGTCAATCATGATTGGAGTTACTCCGAGTTTAATTTCTCAAATAGAGAAAGGAAAGGCTTTCCCATCAATAGTTACTTTAAAAAAAGTTGCTGAATCATTAAAAACTACTGTAGGTGAGTTAATAGGAGAAAATGAAAATAATATTCAAAGCCCCCTATTGAAGTCAGGTGAAAGAAAGCTTGCAAAAAAGAACGATAAGGGAACATTCTCTTATTTATTATCGAATCACATTCCCGGAAAGCAGATAGAGTCTTATATAATAAAATTCGATAAAAATTCAGATTCAAAAGAAATTATGACAAGCAACTATCCGGGTCAGGAGTTTTGCTTTGTATTAAAAGGAGATTTCGAAGCAGAGTTTGATGGAAAACAATACACCTTAAGCAGTGGTGACAGTTTTTATTTTAATTCGAACAGACCGCATTTGTTTAGGAATATTAGTGATGATGATGCTGAATTGCTCTGGGTAATAACACTAATTAATTGA
- a CDS encoding 3-oxoacid CoA-transferase subunit A: protein MINKIVESAVKAVSDIHDGATVMIGGFGEAGSPIELIHALIDQGAKDLTVVSNNTGSGNIGLAALIEHKRVKKMICSFPRTANSTVFPELYNAGEIELELVPQGTLAERIRAGGAGIPAFYTPASVNTVLAHGKESRMFNETEYVLEHGIVADFSLVKSEKADRYGNLTYHATARNFGPIMCTAAKTAIVQTKHIVEAGEIDPEVVVTPGIFVKRVIEINNPAHESELVAQGMRYPW, encoded by the coding sequence ATGATTAATAAGATTGTTGAATCAGCTGTAAAAGCGGTTAGTGATATTCATGATGGGGCAACAGTTATGATAGGCGGATTTGGTGAGGCCGGGAGCCCTATAGAGCTAATTCATGCTTTAATAGATCAGGGAGCAAAAGATCTTACAGTGGTAAGTAACAATACAGGTAGCGGAAATATAGGTCTTGCTGCTCTGATAGAACACAAGCGTGTAAAGAAAATGATTTGCTCCTTTCCCAGAACTGCAAATTCAACTGTTTTTCCGGAATTATATAATGCCGGAGAGATAGAACTGGAATTGGTCCCTCAGGGAACTTTGGCCGAAAGGATACGTGCCGGAGGAGCCGGAATACCAGCTTTTTACACACCGGCATCTGTAAATACAGTACTTGCCCATGGTAAGGAGTCGCGTATGTTTAACGAAACAGAGTATGTTTTGGAACATGGAATAGTTGCAGATTTTTCACTGGTTAAAAGTGAAAAAGCCGACAGGTATGGCAATTTGACTTATCACGCAACAGCCCGAAATTTCGGGCCTATAATGTGTACGGCTGCAAAAACTGCAATAGTTCAGACGAAACATATAGTTGAAGCCGGAGAAATAGACCCTGAGGTAGTTGTTACTCCGGGGATATTTGTAAAAAGAGTTATAGAGATTAATAACCCTGCTCACGAATCAGAATTAGTGGCACAAGGAATGAGATACCCATGGTAG
- a CDS encoding serine hydrolase, giving the protein MKKIQILIISFLFISVGLVAQKDSRIDFKQLDEYYAKMVKDWDVPGASIGIVKDGKLVFTGNYGVLEEGGKAEPNENTLYAIASNSKAFTATVIGMLVQEGKLNWNDKVKKYLPYFALYDPWVSEEVTIRDLLSHRVGLGTFSGDIIWYKSILSSEEIIKRIKYVPKAYNFRSGYGYSNVMFITAGELIKKVTGKSWNVNVKERILEPLGMSRTITSRDKLESKGNFAIPHAREENVNIPIIWEDWEEVGALGGVISSVRDVSEWMIFNMNSGVIGKDTLLASETLNMIWTPHNNFIVDHINKNETGQNFGAYGLGWGLSDYHSYFKVSHTGGFDGMITAITMIPDENLGVVVLTNGLKSPISAATNYALDMFLGIEEKDWSSVLLAKTDAKLKADTRVSDRKNKRVLNTVPSISTDNLSGVYKADIYGEIRVSKKNDQLRLDFEYSPSLSATLSHWHYDVWKINWDNTHAWFNFGTIKFLSDNNMDVKGLEFDVPNDDIFFEELKVYKVN; this is encoded by the coding sequence ATGAAAAAAATACAGATTCTAATTATTTCTTTCCTGTTTATATCTGTAGGCTTGGTGGCCCAGAAAGATTCAAGGATTGACTTTAAACAACTCGATGAATATTATGCTAAAATGGTTAAGGACTGGGATGTTCCCGGAGCAAGCATAGGAATTGTAAAGGATGGTAAATTGGTGTTTACCGGTAATTATGGAGTGCTTGAAGAAGGGGGAAAAGCAGAACCTAATGAAAATACCTTATATGCCATCGCTTCCAATTCAAAGGCATTTACAGCTACTGTTATTGGAATGTTGGTTCAGGAAGGTAAGTTAAACTGGAACGACAAGGTGAAAAAATATCTTCCGTATTTTGCCTTGTATGATCCTTGGGTGAGTGAAGAGGTTACGATAAGAGATTTATTGAGTCACAGAGTGGGGTTGGGTACATTTAGCGGTGATATTATATGGTATAAATCGATCCTGAGTTCAGAAGAAATAATTAAAAGAATTAAATACGTTCCAAAAGCTTATAATTTCAGATCAGGTTATGGTTATTCCAATGTTATGTTTATTACTGCAGGAGAACTAATAAAGAAAGTAACAGGAAAAAGCTGGAATGTAAATGTGAAAGAGAGGATATTAGAACCTCTTGGTATGAGCAGAACTATAACTTCGCGTGATAAATTAGAATCAAAAGGGAACTTTGCAATTCCACATGCTCGGGAGGAAAATGTTAATATACCCATTATTTGGGAAGACTGGGAAGAAGTAGGTGCACTGGGAGGTGTTATTTCCAGTGTGAGAGATGTATCAGAATGGATGATTTTCAACATGAATAGCGGAGTGATAGGCAAGGATACACTTTTGGCTTCTGAAACCTTAAATATGATTTGGACTCCTCATAATAACTTTATTGTAGACCATATTAATAAGAATGAGACCGGCCAGAACTTTGGAGCTTATGGCTTAGGATGGGGCCTGAGCGATTATCATAGTTATTTTAAGGTATCACATACAGGAGGATTTGACGGTATGATAACTGCCATTACTATGATCCCGGATGAAAATCTTGGAGTAGTAGTGCTTACAAATGGATTGAAAAGTCCGATTAGTGCCGCAACTAATTATGCTTTGGATATGTTTTTGGGAATAGAGGAAAAAGACTGGTCCTCTGTACTTTTGGCTAAAACTGATGCTAAACTGAAGGCTGATACCCGTGTATCGGATAGGAAAAATAAGAGGGTACTTAATACCGTTCCATCTATCAGTACAGATAATTTATCAGGTGTTTATAAGGCTGATATTTACGGAGAAATAAGAGTTTCTAAAAAGAATGATCAACTTCGCCTTGATTTTGAATATTCTCCAAGCTTGTCGGCAACTTTGAGTCACTGGCACTATGATGTGTGGAAAATAAATTGGGATAATACACATGCTTGGTTCAATTTTGGAACTATTAAGTTTTTAAGTGATAATAATATGGACGTAAAAGGGCTAGAATTTGATGTTCCAAATGATGATATCTTTTTTGAGGAACTAAAAGTATATAAGGTAAATTAA
- a CDS encoding FIST N-terminal domain-containing protein yields MTTEQIVIYAGDTELEEFSFNPDLILLFVSPSFKNLDLLKNFRELYPDSIITGCSTSGEIEDINVHDHSVVATAISFDKSRVEYNEVYVPSINKSRLAGTELVDKFEQKGLKHLFVLSEGLNINGTSLVNGLKHQSDQQYSITGGLAGDETKFGRTFVITNDMEIRENMITGIGFYGDDLKVGYGSLGGWDSFGVDRIVTKSRGNILYEIDGEPVLDLFRNFLGDQAKNLPATGLLFPLSVRIKANDNPVVRTVIAMNEEEKSLTFAGNIPKGATVRLMKANMERLINGAEGAAELSIEDIGNTHTDLAILVSSVGRRLVLNQLIEEEVEAVRDVIGEDATIAGFYSYGEIAPYISGTKCELHNQTMTITTFSESDIEG; encoded by the coding sequence ATGACTACAGAACAAATCGTTATTTATGCCGGAGATACAGAGTTGGAAGAGTTTTCTTTTAACCCTGATCTTATTCTTTTATTTGTATCACCTTCGTTTAAAAATTTAGATTTATTAAAGAATTTTCGTGAGCTGTATCCTGATTCAATTATAACCGGATGTTCAACTTCAGGAGAAATTGAGGATATTAACGTACATGATCACAGTGTAGTGGCGACAGCGATTTCGTTCGATAAATCGCGTGTAGAATACAATGAAGTGTATGTACCTTCGATCAATAAAAGCAGACTTGCGGGTACTGAATTAGTAGACAAGTTTGAGCAGAAAGGTTTGAAACACTTATTTGTTTTATCCGAAGGATTAAATATTAACGGGACATCACTGGTGAACGGATTAAAACATCAAAGCGATCAACAGTATTCAATAACCGGTGGTTTGGCAGGAGATGAAACAAAATTCGGGAGAACCTTCGTTATTACGAATGATATGGAGATCAGAGAGAATATGATTACCGGGATAGGATTTTATGGAGATGATTTAAAGGTGGGATATGGTTCTCTGGGAGGATGGGATAGTTTTGGTGTTGATAGAATTGTAACGAAATCAAGAGGAAATATTCTTTATGAAATTGATGGTGAGCCTGTTCTTGATTTATTCAGGAACTTTTTAGGCGATCAGGCTAAAAATCTTCCGGCTACAGGCTTATTATTTCCTTTAAGTGTGCGAATTAAAGCAAATGATAATCCGGTTGTAAGAACGGTTATTGCTATGAATGAGGAAGAAAAATCATTGACGTTCGCAGGGAATATTCCCAAAGGTGCAACTGTTAGGCTGATGAAGGCGAACATGGAAAGACTCATAAACGGGGCAGAAGGTGCGGCAGAATTAAGTATTGAGGATATAGGAAATACACATACCGACTTAGCAATTCTGGTAAGCAGTGTAGGAAGAAGGTTGGTGCTGAATCAACTTATAGAGGAGGAAGTTGAAGCTGTAAGAGATGTTATAGGAGAGGATGCTACTATAGCGGGATTCTATTCATATGGAGAAATTGCTCCATATATTTCAGGAACTAAATGTGAACTACATAATCAAACAATGACTATTACTACTTTTTCGGAGTCGGATATTGAGGGGTAA
- a CDS encoding efflux RND transporter periplasmic adaptor subunit has product MKTAVKYLLGAIVIGVFGYTIYFLYQKSKPKVETYRTEKAFVSDIVKKTVATGTIKPEEEIEIKPQVSGIISKIFVEEGDIVKQGDMIAEIKIIPDMANLNNAESRVETTKLTLENAKRDFDRNNELYNSKVISESDFQIIENNYKKALRDYEAAQNNLDIVKKGSAKKFSKTSNTLIKATVNGMVLSIPVKKGYQVIQSNNFNAGTTIAFIADMGKMIFEGKVDESEVGKIKNGMSLILTIGAIEDVEFAAELKRIAPKGEEENGAVQFLIEADVKLKEDYFIRSGYSANASIVLDKRDSVLVIKESLLQFDKEKTPYVEIALGDGQFERKDVEIGLSDGINVEILNGVTESDSLKVWDKPI; this is encoded by the coding sequence ATGAAGACTGCAGTAAAATATTTACTAGGAGCAATTGTTATTGGTGTTTTCGGATATACAATTTACTTTTTGTATCAAAAGTCGAAGCCTAAAGTTGAAACATATAGAACCGAGAAAGCATTCGTATCTGATATTGTAAAAAAGACTGTTGCCACAGGAACTATTAAACCTGAAGAGGAAATAGAAATTAAACCACAGGTCTCAGGTATTATTTCTAAGATATTTGTTGAAGAAGGGGATATAGTGAAGCAAGGAGACATGATTGCTGAAATAAAAATAATTCCTGATATGGCTAATCTGAACAATGCAGAATCAAGGGTTGAAACCACAAAGTTAACCTTGGAAAATGCAAAAAGAGATTTCGACAGAAATAATGAATTATATAATTCTAAAGTTATTTCAGAGTCTGATTTTCAGATTATAGAGAACAATTATAAGAAAGCACTTAGAGATTATGAGGCTGCACAAAATAATTTGGATATTGTAAAAAAAGGATCGGCAAAAAAATTCTCAAAAACATCTAATACACTGATAAAAGCAACTGTTAACGGTATGGTGTTGAGTATCCCTGTAAAAAAAGGTTATCAGGTAATCCAGTCTAATAATTTTAACGCAGGAACTACAATTGCTTTTATAGCAGATATGGGAAAAATGATCTTTGAAGGTAAGGTAGACGAGTCTGAAGTAGGTAAAATAAAGAATGGAATGTCGCTGATATTAACTATTGGTGCAATAGAAGATGTTGAGTTTGCCGCTGAGCTAAAGCGAATTGCTCCAAAAGGGGAAGAAGAGAATGGCGCAGTACAGTTTTTGATTGAAGCCGATGTAAAATTAAAAGAAGACTATTTTATAAGGTCCGGATATTCAGCAAATGCTTCAATTGTTCTGGATAAGAGAGATAGTGTTTTGGTTATTAAGGAGTCGTTGCTACAGTTCGATAAGGAAAAAACACCTTACGTTGAAATAGCACTGGGAGATGGACAATTTGAACGAAAAGATGTAGAGATAGGACTTTCCGACGGAATAAATGTGGAAATATTAAATGGAGTAACAGAAAGTGACAGTCTGAAGGTTTGGGATAAACCTATTTGA
- a CDS encoding ABC transporter permease, whose translation MFDLDKWQEIFSTIKKNKLRTILTGFSVAWGIFMLIILLGSGYGLENGVSKEFVGDAVNYISINSGVTSEAYKGMKPGRRIQFKNDDKVLLHGLKNVDESVTRKVIRNISTISYKNQFGSFQVFSVSPHNQDYEAIIMMKGRSLNDNDEKEVRKVVTIGRLVEEALFKNEEPIGKYINLGGGLFKVVGVFDDPGSDRDLTRVYIPASTGQRIYGLGEDVGNIVLLLGNSNTRQSIETVELIKKTLGEKHKFNPEDRRAVFIFNGIENYQRLMSLFAGIRVFIWVIGIGTIISGIVGVSNIMTIVVKERTKEIGIRKALGATPWSIISMVLQEAVFITAFAGYLGLVSGVLLLESISKAIPPETPYFSQPEVNIQVALAATLILILSGVVAGYFPARRAASVHPVVALRDE comes from the coding sequence ATGTTTGATTTAGATAAATGGCAGGAGATATTTTCGACCATTAAGAAAAATAAGTTAAGAACTATTCTTACCGGTTTTTCTGTGGCATGGGGAATATTTATGCTTATTATTTTATTAGGCTCAGGATACGGACTTGAAAATGGAGTTAGTAAAGAGTTTGTTGGTGATGCTGTAAATTACATTTCTATAAATTCAGGTGTTACCAGTGAAGCTTATAAAGGGATGAAGCCGGGGAGAAGGATTCAATTCAAAAATGACGACAAGGTATTGTTGCACGGATTAAAGAATGTTGATGAAAGTGTTACCAGAAAAGTTATTAGAAATATTAGTACTATTTCATATAAAAATCAATTTGGTTCTTTTCAAGTTTTTTCTGTATCACCACATAATCAGGATTATGAAGCTATTATAATGATGAAAGGTCGTTCATTGAATGACAATGATGAAAAAGAAGTAAGAAAAGTTGTAACAATCGGAAGACTGGTTGAAGAAGCTCTTTTTAAAAATGAAGAACCGATAGGAAAGTATATCAATTTAGGGGGGGGATTGTTTAAAGTTGTTGGAGTATTTGATGATCCCGGTTCAGACAGAGATCTTACCAGAGTATATATCCCTGCAAGTACAGGCCAGCGTATTTATGGTTTGGGTGAAGATGTCGGAAATATAGTTCTTTTGTTGGGGAATTCAAATACACGTCAGAGTATTGAAACTGTTGAGTTGATTAAAAAAACTTTGGGTGAAAAACATAAATTCAACCCTGAGGATAGAAGAGCTGTATTTATTTTCAACGGTATTGAAAATTATCAGAGACTGATGAGCCTTTTTGCCGGTATAAGGGTTTTTATATGGGTAATTGGTATAGGGACAATTATTTCGGGAATAGTTGGTGTTAGTAATATAATGACCATCGTTGTGAAAGAGAGGACTAAGGAAATTGGCATTAGAAAGGCTTTAGGTGCAACACCGTGGTCGATTATAAGTATGGTACTGCAGGAAGCCGTATTTATTACAGCATTTGCGGGATATTTAGGCTTGGTATCCGGTGTGCTTCTACTTGAATCCATATCTAAGGCAATACCTCCTGAAACTCCTTATTTTTCACAGCCTGAAGTGAATATTCAAGTGGCATTGGCTGCTACTTTAATTTTGATTTTATCAGGAGTGGTGGCGGGTTATTTTCCTGCGAGGAGAGCAGCTTCTGTTCACCCTGTTGTAGCATTAAGAGACGAGTAA
- a CDS encoding ABC transporter permease: MMLFDRDNWAEIFYSLKKNKLRTFFTAFGVFWGIFMLVIMLGAGKGLENGAKNGMGDLSTNSMFMWGQTTTLPYKGFDRGRRVEFNNYDTEALYANIKELEYLAPQLRVNAREGNSNVVRKERAAGYSILGNYPELNLIDPSNILKGRYINKYDIEAKRKVAVLGIKVRDDLFNQDENPIGEVIQINGVSFTVVGVQSSKRNGNQAERENSEVTIPFTTLQQTFNYGNRVGWYSMTTFPQFDASKVLQKAKDLMKDRHSISPDDDRAIGSFDLGKEFSKMTNLFIGIDTLIWIVGIGTLFAGIVGVSNIMLIVVKERTKEIGVQRALGATPQHVRIQIMMESIFLTTIAGYIGLIIGVGIIELADYGLIQSGADAQMFTRPEVDFNKAITALIILIFSGAIAGIVPAQRAVKLKPIEALRDE, encoded by the coding sequence ATGATGTTGTTTGACAGAGATAATTGGGCTGAAATTTTTTATTCTTTAAAGAAGAATAAGCTAAGAACTTTCTTTACGGCTTTTGGCGTTTTTTGGGGGATATTTATGCTCGTGATAATGTTGGGTGCCGGGAAGGGATTGGAGAATGGTGCCAAAAACGGAATGGGCGATTTGTCTACCAACAGTATGTTTATGTGGGGCCAAACAACTACATTACCTTACAAAGGATTCGACAGGGGAAGGCGTGTGGAGTTTAATAATTATGATACCGAAGCGCTTTATGCCAATATTAAAGAGTTGGAATATTTAGCTCCGCAATTGAGAGTTAATGCGCGTGAAGGAAACAGTAATGTTGTCAGAAAAGAGAGGGCTGCCGGTTATTCAATATTAGGAAATTACCCTGAACTCAATTTAATAGATCCGTCTAATATTCTGAAGGGAAGGTATATTAATAAATATGATATAGAGGCCAAAAGAAAAGTTGCAGTATTAGGAATAAAAGTAAGGGATGATTTATTTAATCAGGATGAAAATCCAATTGGGGAGGTAATTCAAATTAACGGTGTTAGTTTTACCGTAGTGGGAGTTCAAAGTTCAAAAAGGAATGGTAATCAGGCGGAAAGAGAGAACTCGGAGGTGACAATTCCATTTACAACACTTCAGCAAACGTTTAATTACGGAAATAGAGTAGGATGGTATTCGATGACCACATTTCCTCAGTTTGATGCATCTAAAGTTTTACAGAAGGCTAAGGATTTGATGAAAGATAGGCACTCTATTTCTCCGGATGACGACAGAGCCATTGGTTCTTTCGATTTGGGAAAGGAATTTAGTAAGATGACGAATTTGTTTATTGGAATAGATACTTTGATCTGGATAGTTGGAATCGGTACTCTCTTTGCCGGGATTGTTGGAGTAAGTAATATAATGTTGATAGTTGTAAAAGAAAGAACAAAAGAGATAGGAGTTCAAAGAGCATTGGGAGCTACTCCGCAACATGTACGAATTCAGATAATGATGGAATCAATTTTTTTAACTACCATAGCTGGTTATATAGGACTAATTATAGGAGTAGGGATTATTGAGTTAGCAGATTACGGACTGATTCAATCAGGAGCAGATGCCCAGATGTTTACAAGACCGGAAGTAGATTTTAATAAAGCAATTACCGCTTTAATAATTTTAATTTTTTCAGGAGCAATTGCGGGCATTGTTCCCGCGCAAAGAGCCGTAAAATTAAAACCCATTGAAGCCCTTAGAGATGAATAA